In Oryzias latipes chromosome 19, ASM223467v1, the genomic stretch CCCGAGCAGTTGAATTTGTGACACCGCGCTGTCAAAAGCAGGAAGTCAAGAATGTGAGGAAAAATGCGAGGATCATTTCTTGTCGTTCATCTTattttcataacttttattTGTTCTCAGAAACCATACAGCAGCAAATGTCTGAAAGGAGTGTGTGGATACATTAAAAGGTGAGTGATGGCACCGTTTTTCAGAAAGATTTGAGCTTCAAATAGAACTAAAAGCTAGTGGAGACAAGCTAGCAAGCTAGTTGTTGATGCCGGTTGTTTTCTGGCGGAGTAACAGGTTTTTGTGCTGGTGGAGATTGACGTAACTGGGGGAGCTTGGattgaatttaaaaacttttttttcttagaaaagaAGTCGACTTTATCTGGGGACAGTGTTTGTTTGGTTAAACAATAAGAGGCCACGTATGCCAGTTACGGTTATCAAAGCTATTATCGGGGTTTTTATCATTATGTAACCGTtctgaaataaaatttaaaacacttttatatttgtaaaaagaaCATAAGTTTCTCAAAAGCTTCTCCATTTCTGGCATCCTAAATCCCAATTACAGTTGATAATATTTGTAAAATTTATTCTGCGTTGCACATAAACAAATCGTGaagtccctttttttaaataccaaaaAGATATTACTAATACACGTGATGTTTGTGACAAAGAAGCAAGTCATAGATCAAGAAgttcataaagaaaaacatgtttgtttgtttgttttttaaataaagttttagtaCTTTTAATCCTTTCTATAAAGACTtgaaggaggagaaggggaACATGAATTTAAACAGATAATCAGAGTAGATTAGAACGTTTCAAGCGGTGTGGGCTTATCTGTGACTTTTTTAAGACGACTCCATGATGATGGTAAGACTAGCTATGTGTAACTATGTGTACTATATTATAGTTttaataaacctaaaaaaaaaatacaaacatgaaCCCACTGGATCATCTGTCAAAGTCAAGTATGTGGGAGAAATCGAATGATGTTGAATCCTGTTTGGAAATAATACCTGGCATGGGCTTTGAGGCAACTTAAAGCGCTGAATTTATGTAGAAACTCAAAACATTTGAATACTTTTAATTCAATACAAATTGGTTttaagttaaaacataaaacgaTACGACTGTGACAGCACACTAACCAAAAATGTTTATGCCAATTCTTAGCTTTacccttttttaaattcatgttctatgaaatattttaaaaatatgacatgCATCATATGAAAGACTGGTTATGTATatgttttaagtttaactcTTTCCACAGGTTTATTTCTTAAACTATTGCATTATGAAAGAAGCACATGCATACGTTTCAATGcacaccttttttaaaaaaagattacacAGTCTTGTGTTTTACGTGAAGTTATTGAACCTCACCTGAATCCGGCATATCCCACTGTAGTTGTTAAAATTTGATATTGAATTAAAACTATTCTCAATAGTATCAATCAAGTGTGGTTGGTGCTTTAAATGTATTGCATTTGATATTCGGCCTAATGGAGGAGGAAGTTTCATGGTTTGGAACCACCGTGACTCACAAATCTGTGTTACAATTTAAGTTTTTCCAACTTTTCCAACATTTCTAACAATGTGTGGGATTATTTGACCCCTACTTTACGGCTctctggttgaaaaaaaaaagggtttctgtTTTAAAGAGTAAAATTTCTATCAGACTCTGCCGCTCATAAAGCAAAACTAAACAGTCAACAGTCAAAAGGTTAGAAACTATTATATATTTTgagaattgtttttattatattttattaatgcaaaaaataaataataacaacattgacataaatacaaatctgtGTCTAGTTTACTAATGGGTGAGACTTTATGGCTCCTATTGAGTTTTGATCAGTAAGAAATCGACCTGAAAGGCTCTTTAGGTGTTCAAGGTTGCAGGTCCCCACACTAGTGCCAATTTAATACTTGTGATGGTTTTCTTCTATATTCCACAGGCACACGGCATGCTAACCAAACTGTCTGTTGATCAGAGGAAATCCAGACACAAGCTACACTAATGCTCATGATTAGGTAAGGATCAAAAGTTAGCGTTGGTGCATACAAATTGTGCACATTTGCTCAGAATGAtggtttttgtgtctgttttagtCCCAAGATGGCCTCAGGAATGCAAGAGAAACAGTACACACCATGTCTTCtcaattttttcatttacaatcCTACGTTTGGACCCCGAGAAGGAGAGGTGAGTGTCCGTCCTTCACCTTATTGGGGTGTTGATTTTACTCTGGGTTGCTAATAGACAAGGACTCCTTCCTAGGAAGAGAAGAAGATCTTGTTTTATCATCCAAGCGAGGTTGAGAAGAACGAGAAGATCCGAAATGTTGGCCTTTGTGAAGCCATTGTACAGTTTACCAGGTAAAACACAGAGACGTGAGTGAGGAAATGTACCTCACTGAGCCCAAAGTGTCAGCAATAGGAGCTGAAtagataaacatccagtagaaGCATAAACCTGTCTTATCTGCTCTTTCTTCACCGCAGGACATTCTGTCCAACAAAACCAGCTAAGTCCCTGCACACACAAAAGAACCGGCAGTTTTTCTTTGAGCCTGAGGAGAATTTCTGGATCGTGATGGTAATTTTGAACTTTGATTGATCGTAGACATTTCTCATGGTTGTTTTGGGGGTAAAACACTTCCCCCATTTTTGACAGGTGGTTCGAAACCCGATGATCGAGAAGCCCAACAAAGATGGCAAACCTCCGACAATAGAGTACCAAGAAGAGGAAATCCTTGTGAGTACCAAAAAgatgtctgtgtttattttactgAGGAGATTTATTGGAGTAAATGTATTTCATTCCAGGATACGGTCTATGGTGCAGTGGTGAGGCAGTGCTACAGTATGTATAAGGTGAGTTTTAGTGGAAATTAGCTTATTTTTCAGatgaacaaaactttatttataagcttttttttttaaacataaaaaagtaaatcacagatttaaaaaagacgTTTTTTCTCATGTTGCAGCTTTTTAACGGCCCCTTTAGCCGAGCAATGGAGGCAGGAGGAGTGGAGCTGCTCATGCAGAAGCTTGAGAAGTTCTTCTACAGGGTAATTATGTCTTGTTGCTAGGTGGATTTGTGTTTTGGGTCTGCTTGTTTGTCGAAACACCGTCTTTAATATACAAAGCCAGTTCCGTATAATGGAGCTCAATGAAGCCCGTGTTTTTTGCTAACAAGGGCCGAGCTCTTCGCCGTCAACTGTTTGAACTGTGTAAATACATAACTTATCAGAGATGTTTGCGGTTGTACCTGTATTTGTATTTCTCCAGAAGAGCTCCAGCTTTAAAAAGTAATCgaacagttaaaaaatattcttttgtaGTCAGGAAATACCCTCCTCGGGATAAGGCGGGATTCCCTTTCCGTCATGTAAAGAGAGAGCTTTATCGGAGTTTCTCATCCTGCCATCAATGCCCAAGTCTCTGCAGAGAGTTTCTCATTCCGCTTTCTTTATTGCGCTGTAAACAAGCACTTGGCAGGTAAACTAACccctttctcctttttcttctcctttgttGGTGCGCGTGTGGGTTTCCAGTATCTGCAGACTCTCCACTTGCAGTCCTGTGACCTGCTGGATGTTTTTGGAGGCATCAGCTTCTTCCCTCTGGACAAGATGACCTACTTGAAGATCCAGTCTTTTGTTAACAGAGTGGAGGAGAGCCTCAGCCTGATCAAATACACCGCCTTCCTCTACAACGACCAGCTTATCTGGTACACGCCGAACACTTGTTGAAAGTACGCGTCTGCTTGTCAGTTTAATCCCTCCTCTGTCAAACGTGACGGCCGTGTTAGATGACAGAAGGTCGGCGTGTTAGGACGTGTGATTGCTTTCTGGGTGGACGGGTGATTTGCAGATGCAGTCGTGCATTTCTGCTGCCGAGGATGTCCAGCGatcaaaaaaatcagaagatCTGACATGATGACGAGAAGGTCGAGTTCTGAGTCGCCATCTTTGTCGTTGTGTGCAGGAGTGGGCTGGAACAAGATGACATGAGGACCCTGTACAAGTATCTGACCACCTCGCTGTTCCCCAGACACTCTGAACCCGAGGTGAGAAgcctaaaaacatgaaaaataaagattcatttaaaaaaaaagaccacaggaaactaaccaaaaatgaaacaaaagacaaaaaataggaTGAAGGAAAGGGGAACGACAATACAAGTTATgaaattaaaaattgtgtttcatttgAAGTAAATACCAAATAGTTATTACAAATCACTATTCTGttgcagaaaaatattaaatcacAGTCATGCGGTGAAGTTGAATTTGTGAATGGGTgcagttttacatttaaagacccactttgatcattttttgataaatgtgtttgaattgtcatcatgccgtttttagtccgaattaaaaaaaatcctctgtggttttctaggacgtagtttctgcagagcgccagtagAGGTGTGGGTGGGACTATTGGCAGGAAGCAACCCCGTCCgcccttcctgtcacccacaACTGAGctatttgtttacatgctctcatGCTAGCTTACTCAAACCCAACATCAGCGgtgcaataaaaacatgttgcaGACGTGAACATGCTGTTTATTTGACTCTGCTGTCCCACAAGCCACCTCGCTTCAATCAGAAGAAAAATTGTTCTTATATGAAGTCACTAAACAAAGATCCTAACATCTGGTCATTTTACATTTAAGAGCTATCTTTATGAAGAAAACAATTGTCCAAATAgcttcctaaaatgtttttttcttcctgtggttcatatttttacatttattagcatAGATCCAGAAGTAAAACAATATATGATTGCATTATCCTTCACTTGATCAGCACAGCACCTTAACATTACTCCTTTTATTTAAGCACTTAGTACATAAACTGAAGACAAATTGATTTATTCTTCTTTAGTTTTCTAAATGTAATTTCCTTTTCAGGCGCCTTGTGGAACTCCCAAAACTGTGAAGCTATTCCGGGTAGAGCTACAGAAAATATTTCATGGCCTTTTATCTGTTTTGGAATCAATATTTCTGATTTTAGCTTTCTCAAATAGATAGGCGGGCTGTTGATCGAAGCTTTTGATCTGTTTCCCTTTGGCTTTATGTTCttgaaaatagaataaaatgaatttaaagtgATTTAAAGGAGAGCAATGCAAAGAGAAACctttatttgaaatgatttttttcctctcttttttggTACAGTTGGCTGGCAGGGATTCTCCCCTGAGGCCAGAGGTCGCAGGAAATCTGTTGCACTATGGAAGGTAAATCCCCCGTTCCATCTGTAAGCCTACCTTTTGAATATTACTGACAAGAATTCAGTAATGGGACCGCGTAATACTTAAATGATCATGGAGTTGAGGCTGTAAAAGAGTCGAGATTCAATCTGATCacgtaaagacccactttgatcatctttcaatctattttcaaagcattcccattgGACCTTTCActatgattgtgctgtttttaggacattgtttctgcagagcagtagttattcattagaaattcacctataAGATGTGGGCAAGACCATTGATgtagagcaaccccaccccatctgtttacatgctgtctcgcgagcttacagcccctcacacccccaacccaacactactaatgaaacaaaaatggcgagcaaaatcGGAGCAATCCAGCTGAACAGTTTTGATGctgatgccagctcggacgaggaaaacgaagacgttcatggatctatttggctGAATCCAGATTCTTCCCCTACGGTCCCtgcatttagccctccaaacggagagttatggaaaaaaacattcactactcactacatagtgcactatatagaaCATTTTCTACCGCTGTCTGGATCCACAATTCCAAAAtaaagtgccctagaaatttcccagtagtctctgcgaaaaaccagtgtgcatctatgctcactagattggcgaatatagaccacaatgcatttctttttttttttttcatttcttttgtcttttctttttttcttctttcttctttaacttgttctgtccaacaactgagcaaacagattagagctaaaggccttttgtgttggacaggttttactatcacaaaaagaggttatataactTCGGAAGACCAGAGTGTAAAtctgtataaaccccttttactcaaaaatgcaattttaagcgtaATTACATGTTCAAAACCCAATTTCCTCTGGGTGGGtattcaaataaagataaaagaaaTTAGAGAAAATGAGCCAATTTGCTGTTTGTGAATTTTCTGAGCTGTTTTGTTCTTAGGTTTTTGACCGGACCTGCAAATCTAAAAGATCCAGAGGCTAAATTCCGGTTTCCGAAGATATTTGTCGCCTCTGAAGACGGCTACGAGGAGCTGCATCTCATAGTTTATAAGGTGATGGATTTGATTCCACTTCAGtggaatgcaaaaaaaaaaaaaagattcaaaacaaCCATTCTTGTcagtttttcctatttttagctgcatcttgaaaataaaacattcccACTGATTTCAAAGGGATTTAATGGATTAGTTTGTTTAGATTTCCCACATTACTGATCTCAGCATTCATGGGTCTGGTCTCTGCATATAAACTAATCTTTTCTTTTGCAGGCAATGAGCGCTGCAGCTTGTTTTATGATCAATGGTACGGCCCGACTCGTTCTTCCCAGTTTTAGATGTGAAACTCAATCCCATTTTGTTGCACGTTGATTTTCTTAACCACTCATATGAAGTTAGAAGGTATAGTTTTTTGTAATAGCCAGCTGTTTTCTCTCTTTGGATCTAATTTCAGCCTCGGTGGAGGTGACGAGGGAGTTCTGTGAGCAGCTGGATGGCTTGGTGGGCCCCCAGCTCACTCTGCTGGCTTCAGACATATGCGAACAGTTCACCATCAATCGCAGGACGTCAGGGTGGGTGACGGCGCCACCAATCCcacacatttttcattaaaatgtccttttttgtcTTGGCAAAATGTTGACATCCTGACAGCAGCAGGATGGCAAAATTTTTAATCTGAAGTCTTTAAATTTTCTTTCAGAAGTTCACAATTTGATTGGattaactattttaataaaaaatattgatttgttttttttaaatctccatCAAAAACTTGTTATAACAAAACAGAATATGTGAGGTGAACGCATCAAAGGAGGAAATTTTATCCttaattaataattttttacataaaaattaattaaaagtaTCAGATTGTCAGATTAAAATTCATAAATCATCACTCTTTCAAAGGAATATTTGCttctatgttttttctttcattttttcatcagcCTTAATGTTCTTTTTCCTTCAAGATGATtagttgaaaacatttttatgcagcttaaaatacatttttgattgaAATATATTGGGGGTTTTTCTTTTGGTCACAAGTTAATTTTTTCACAGtattaaagtattttatttgtctTACTGTCTTAAGAATTAATATCATGTGTGGTCAAATAAGTATGTAATGCCAACGGTTGCGTGTTTTGACCCCAGCACTTCTGCTGTCTGTCAAGCTTTGTGCCTGACTTCCAGTGACAGACGAGACTCCGAATATCACTGGATATCCTCTTCGGCGTAACTCAAGCAGGGCATCATGAAGCACCGGCAACCTCGCCGGCACTCCCTCAATCCTGGCACACGCGTTGGCGTAAAACCCGACCTGTAATCTAAAACTGGCCCTGATGATTTGAAGGGGCTCTTTGTAATCAACTTAGTGACCAAAGTCCTGACCTGGAGGACACCTGTGTGCGCTGACTTTAGTCCGCCGCTCCCGTACACTCAtttctataaataaaatggatagaaatcccctttttttgggattattttgctgcttttaaGGGCTTTTGGGAGCTCTCATCTTAATGGGCATCGTCTTGATTCAAAAGCAAACaggaacataaaaacaaatgatgtaACTCTAATGTGctgactgaccccccccccctgctttctGTGCATCCAGGCCAGAAAAAGAGCCCCAGTTCAAGTTCATCTACTTCAACCACATGAACCTGGCGGAGAAGAGCACCATCCACATGAGGAAGACGGCCAGCGTTTGTCTTACGTCTGTCCACCCGGACCTCATGAAGATCCTGGGAGACATCAACTGTGATTTTGCCAGGTGAAATATCTAACCAGATGTGCTTTGGAAGGAAACTGTCCCGGCCGCTGCGGAGGATCTTCATCCCGCCGACGGAATCAGATCCGTCAGATCACATCCCTGCATGTAATGGCTGGTTAAACAGGTCACCTGACACCGTGATGTGAAAGCTGGATAGGATAACCTTTCACTTGGACGCCGTCTTATATTAAGATTTCAGGCGTAGACTGTCAACTGCAAGCAAAGAACATATTTTCTGCTGTGATCAGAGATTATCAGATGTTGCGAATCTCGGGGACAAAAAGGAAATTGTCAGTCAGGAATTTTTTATATGACCAAAATGTGGTTTCCTAGAttctttttttgacattctGTTTCTTACATTACAGACCTAATCATTACATTCCTGCATctctgttcatgtgtgtgttatcCCGCAGCAGTCTGAATTCTTCCTGGTGAAAATTCCTTTTGGGCATAGTGCTCCCCaagtaaataaatgagtaaATTATGACATCACGGCTGACAAAACCATCAAAAAGTGATATTTTATTGGGCtcaaaagaaatatttcaaaatccactaaccaaaacacacgtgtcggggatatccaaaggaaattttgaaattattaagggatggccacaggacctacggcttggcCATGTTGTGGCAAAGTGTGTAATTTTACgattttcccacaatatggagGGAAAAAAttcttttgttcaagcgatctTCACAAAATGTCATATGACGCCATCTTCAGTCTACAACCAcaaagtttcgttgacctttgacatcaggaagaggctgccatctttCTCTCTGCTACAAATTTCAATTCCTATGGATTTTgatcttttgatttgatttgaaatggtttatttcaagcaatcaaataagaataatacacaaaaaaaatacaatcatcGGTTATACCTTCATACAATGACCTATCAAACTTATGATAATtaaacatattaataaatattgcttgaaagggagtggaaggaagcgaacttatataatcccaccccgttatactgtaaccatttaactacatgatttatcatcatCCGGTtcctaacttttatcagacagaattaagaaccattaagtatcaataaagcacattaCAAAGATAAATTACTTAATTagtatgtaaaaataactattttagaaatcaacatggcaaatgcagatcagttattcaaaatatatgcagattatgttacttataaaagtcatatgattaaaaaataataatatatcagtaaaatagacatgacactgtttcaaaaatcttcatagcgaTAAAAGtatcaaagttaaaataaaagttaaaatatgtgcgaaattacattaggaaaaatcatgaatcaatttttcaatttttggagcaagtgaagtaaaatCATTATAaataatcaatttaacc encodes the following:
- the LOC110017181 gene encoding vacuolar fusion protein CCZ1 homolog isoform X2, yielding MLMISPKMASGMQEKQYTPCLLNFFIYNPTFGPREGEEEKKILFYHPSEVEKNEKIRNVGLCEAIVQFTRTFCPTKPAKSLHTQKNRQFFFEPEENFWIVMVVRNPMIEKPNKDGKPPTIEYQEEEILDTVYGAVVRQCYSMYKLFNGPFSRAMEAGGVELLMQKLEKFFYRYLQTLHLQSCDLLDVFGGISFFPLDKMTYLKIQSFVNRVEESLSLIKYTAFLYNDQLIWSGLEQDDMRTLYKYLTTSLFPRHSEPELAGRDSPLRPEVAGNLLHYGRFLTGPANLKDPEAKFRFPKIFVASEDGYEELHLIVYKAMSAAACFMINASVEVTREFCEQLDGLVGPQLTLLASDICEQFTINRRTSGPEKEPQFKFIYFNHMNLAEKSTIHMRKTASVCLTSVHPDLMKILGDINCDFARVDEDEEIIVKAMTDYWVVGKKSDQRELYVILNQKNANLIEVNEEVKRLCATQFNNIFFLD
- the LOC110017181 gene encoding vacuolar fusion protein CCZ1 homolog isoform X1 yields the protein MLMISPKMASGMQEKQYTPCLLNFFIYNPTFGPREGEEEKKILFYHPSEVEKNEKIRNVGLCEAIVQFTRTFCPTKPAKSLHTQKNRQFFFEPEENFWIVMVVRNPMIEKPNKDGKPPTIEYQEEEILDTVYGAVVRQCYSMYKLFNGPFSRAMEAGGVELLMQKLEKFFYRYLQTLHLQSCDLLDVFGGISFFPLDKMTYLKIQSFVNRVEESLSLIKYTAFLYNDQLIWSGLEQDDMRTLYKYLTTSLFPRHSEPEAPCGTPKTVKLFRLAGRDSPLRPEVAGNLLHYGRFLTGPANLKDPEAKFRFPKIFVASEDGYEELHLIVYKAMSAAACFMINASVEVTREFCEQLDGLVGPQLTLLASDICEQFTINRRTSGPEKEPQFKFIYFNHMNLAEKSTIHMRKTASVCLTSVHPDLMKILGDINCDFARVDEDEEIIVKAMTDYWVVGKKSDQRELYVILNQKNANLIEVNEEVKRLCATQFNNIFFLD